Proteins encoded in a region of the Triticum dicoccoides isolate Atlit2015 ecotype Zavitan chromosome 3A, WEW_v2.0, whole genome shotgun sequence genome:
- the LOC119270478 gene encoding protein COFACTOR ASSEMBLY OF COMPLEX C SUBUNIT B CCB1, chloroplastic-like — MEACASTSRVLLPFPPRAARPAAAACSRRRRAGAGRRRGVRLAPARASLDSAAVLLDAAVGAGAGTGTGYSQASYYTSLGLFVLSVPGLWSLIKRSVKSKIVQKTFVREEGQPTAPSLVAGEILSFFTRNSFAVSDRGEVITFEGSMTPSSAQAALLTFCTVISLGSVGLVLSIAVPEGGNNWFWLMTLSPLAGVYYWTKASRKEEIKVKMVLSDDGNNVSEILVRGDDVQVEQMRRELKMSEKGMIYVKGIFET, encoded by the exons ATGGAAgcctgcgcctccaccagccgcGTCCTCCTCCCTTTCCCTCCCCGCGCCGCGCGGCCGGCGGCGGCCGCCTGCTCCCGGCGCCGCCGGGCGGGGGCCGGCCGGAGGAGAGGGGTGCGGCTGGCCCCGGCCCGCGCGTCGCTCGACAGCGCCGCGGTGCTCCTCGACGCCGCCGTCGGGGCGGgggcggggacggggacggggtacTCGCAGGCGAGCTACTACACCTCGCTGGGGCTCTTCGTGCTCTCCGTGCCGGGGCTCTGGTcgctcatcaagcgctccgtcaagTCCAAG ATTGTGCAGAAGACCTTCGTCAGGGAGGAAGGGCAGCCGACGGCGCCGAGCCTGGTGGCAGGGGAGATCCTCTCCTTCTTCACGCGCAACAGCTTCGCCGTCTCCGACCGCGGCGAGGTCATCAC CTTCGAGGGCTCAATGACACCAAGCAGTGCTCAGGCAGCACTGCTGACCTTCTGCACTGTCATTAGCCTGGGGAGCGTCGGGCTTGTTCTGTCGATCGCAGTCCCAGAAGGCGGCAACAACTGGTTCTGGCTTATGACCTTAAGCCCCTTGGC GGGAGTGTACTACTGGACAAAAGCATCGAGGAAAGAGGAGATCAAGGTGAAGATGGTCTTGTCCGACGACGGGAACAACGTATCCGAGATTCTGGTGCGGGGCGACGATGTGCAGGTCGAGCAGATGAGGAGGGAGCTCAAGATGAGCGAGAAGGGGATGATATACGTGAAGGGGATATTCGAGACATGA